Proteins from a genomic interval of Halomonas alkaliantarctica:
- the mreC gene encoding rod shape-determining protein MreC: MPIKPLFSHGPLPGYRLFFCVLAASALMFVDHNFTRMEHVRAQMSMVVAPIQWVVSLPSDLLNWGALALSDQQALVDENRRLREQILTLSHRGQRMANLTAENSELRDLLKAAKRRDIPYITAELLSLDNDPFSHQMVVNRGHRNGAYVGQPVIDASGLVGQITAVSAYSSRVLLLADASHALPVQLNRNGLRFIVQGAGRYSSVNVMYVPDTADIREGDLLTTSGLAGRFPPGYPVARVSEVYHDPGQPFARVTAEPMAQLQRSRHFLLLFPPPRAEVDEHAWDETLDISSEALRSSLQLANPDQEVP; the protein is encoded by the coding sequence TTGCCTATTAAACCGCTGTTTTCGCACGGGCCACTGCCGGGTTACCGGCTGTTTTTTTGCGTCTTGGCTGCCAGTGCATTGATGTTTGTCGACCATAATTTTACGCGTATGGAGCATGTGCGTGCGCAAATGTCGATGGTCGTTGCCCCAATTCAGTGGGTCGTTAGTTTGCCTAGCGACCTGTTGAATTGGGGGGCACTGGCGCTCTCCGATCAACAGGCGCTGGTAGATGAGAACCGCCGACTGCGCGAGCAGATTCTTACCCTTTCCCATCGCGGGCAACGGATGGCGAATTTGACTGCGGAAAACAGCGAGCTGCGAGATTTGCTCAAAGCGGCAAAGCGACGTGATATTCCCTATATCACGGCTGAGCTACTTTCGCTGGATAACGATCCCTTCAGCCACCAGATGGTGGTTAATCGCGGCCATCGCAATGGTGCCTATGTAGGTCAGCCGGTGATTGATGCCTCGGGTTTGGTGGGTCAAATTACCGCGGTCTCTGCTTACTCCAGTCGTGTATTGCTGTTAGCTGATGCCAGTCATGCGTTGCCGGTCCAGTTAAACCGCAATGGGTTACGCTTTATTGTCCAAGGGGCGGGGCGTTACAGTAGCGTCAATGTGATGTACGTGCCCGATACGGCGGACATCCGTGAAGGTGATTTACTGACTACATCGGGTCTGGCTGGACGTTTCCCTCCCGGTTATCCGGTAGCCCGTGTTAGCGAGGTCTATCACGACCCTGGTCAGCCTTTTGCCCGTGTAACGGCCGAACCAATGGCGCAGTTGCAGCGTTCGCGACACTTCTTGCTGCTTTTTCCACCTCCGCGAGCGGAAGTGGATGAGCACGCATGGGATGAGACGCTGGATATCTCATCAGAAGCTTTACGCTCTTCGCTTCAACTGGCTAATCCCGACCAAGAGGTGCCCTGA
- the mreD gene encoding rod shape-determining protein MreD, with translation MPRAPVVPILVIWLSLLLALCLQVMPLADGWQVYRPEWLGLMLIYWCMRTPDRVGVFHGFVLGILMDLIEGTDLGQHALIYALLAFLCALVYPRFRAYSLVQQSALVLVLLGLMQLVAQWLRTIIGDFSIHLAFLIPALISGLLWPWLATMFQAIERRLAAS, from the coding sequence ATGCCGCGTGCACCGGTTGTGCCTATTTTAGTTATTTGGCTAAGTCTGCTTCTAGCATTATGTTTGCAAGTGATGCCGCTAGCCGATGGTTGGCAGGTATATCGCCCCGAATGGTTGGGCCTGATGCTGATCTACTGGTGTATGCGCACTCCCGACAGAGTTGGCGTTTTTCATGGCTTTGTGCTGGGCATTTTGATGGATTTAATTGAAGGCACTGATCTAGGACAGCACGCGCTAATCTATGCACTTTTGGCGTTTCTCTGCGCCCTGGTCTATCCCCGTTTTCGGGCCTATTCGCTGGTACAGCAGTCGGCACTGGTGCTGGTGCTGTTAGGCTTGATGCAGTTAGTCGCCCAGTGGCTGCGCACTATCATCGGTGATTTTTCAATTCACTTAGCCTTTTTGATCCCTGCGCTTATCAGTGGCTTGCTATGGCCGTGGCTAGCGACGATGTTTCAAGCAATTGAACGTCGTTTGGCCGCTTCATGA
- a CDS encoding rod shape-determining protein gives MFKRLRGLFSSDLSIDLGTANTLIYVRGRGIVLDEPSVVAIRQSGNMRSVAAVGTDAKRMLGRTPGNITAIRPMKDGVIADFTVTEQMLQHFIRKVHQSTFLTPSPRVLVCVPCMSTQVERRAIRESAEGAGAREVFLIEEPMAAAIGAGLPVDEAQGSMVVDIGGGTTEIAIISLNGVVYSESIRVGGDRFDEAITAYVRRHYGSLIGEATAERIKEEIGCAYPGGELREIDVRGRNLAEGIPRSFTLNSHETLEALQETLGSIVAAIKSALEQSPPELASDIAERGLVLTGGGALLRDLDKLIAEETGLPVIVAEDPLTCVARGGGKALEMIDQHTFELLSSD, from the coding sequence ATGTTTAAACGTTTAAGGGGGCTGTTTTCCAGCGATCTATCGATCGACTTGGGTACGGCCAACACACTGATTTATGTTCGCGGTCGCGGTATCGTGCTTGATGAGCCGTCCGTGGTTGCTATCCGCCAGTCTGGCAATATGCGCAGCGTCGCGGCAGTCGGTACAGATGCCAAGCGAATGCTGGGGCGTACGCCCGGCAATATTACCGCGATTCGGCCGATGAAAGATGGCGTTATTGCCGACTTCACCGTCACCGAACAGATGCTTCAGCACTTTATCCGTAAAGTTCATCAAAGCACCTTTTTAACCCCCAGTCCGCGTGTGCTGGTTTGCGTTCCTTGCATGTCAACGCAAGTGGAACGTCGGGCGATTCGTGAGTCAGCAGAAGGTGCCGGTGCCCGCGAGGTGTTCTTGATTGAAGAGCCCATGGCGGCGGCGATTGGCGCAGGGCTACCGGTTGATGAAGCGCAGGGGTCAATGGTGGTAGATATCGGTGGTGGTACCACTGAAATCGCGATTATCTCACTCAACGGTGTGGTCTACTCCGAATCAATTCGGGTGGGCGGCGACCGTTTTGATGAAGCCATTACCGCATACGTACGTCGTCACTACGGCAGCCTGATAGGCGAAGCGACAGCCGAACGCATCAAAGAAGAGATAGGTTGCGCCTACCCCGGTGGCGAACTGCGTGAAATTGACGTACGCGGTCGTAATCTGGCTGAAGGCATTCCGCGCAGCTTTACGCTCAATTCCCACGAAACACTGGAAGCGCTGCAAGAAACGCTGGGTTCTATCGTGGCCGCGATTAAGAGCGCCCTTGAGCAGTCACCGCCTGAATTGGCATCTGACATCGCTGAGCGAGGCTTGGTGCTAACAGGCGGTGGTGCGCTGTTGCGCGATCTGGATAAGCTGATTGCTGAAGAGACCGGGTTGCCGGTGATCGTTGCCGAAGATCCGTTGACCTGCGTTGCTCGCGGCGGTGGTAAAGCGCTGGAGATGATTGATCAGCACACCTTTGAGTTGCTGTCGAGCGACTGA